The Pseudomonadota bacterium genome contains the following window.
ACATCTCGCTCGGGAGCACGGCGGATCGCGCCAAGGACACGCTCGGCCGCGTGTACGAGTACTTCCTCGCGCGGTTCGCGAGCGCCGAGGGCAAGAGCGGCGGGCAGTTCTACACGCCGTCGCACGTGGTGCGCGTGCTCGTCGAGATGCTCGCGCCGTACAAGGGCCGCGTGTACGACCCTTGCTGCGGCTCGGGCGGGATGTTCGTGCAGAGCGAGAAGTTCATCGAGGCGCACAGCGGACGCGTCGGCGACATCGCGATCTACGGGCAGGAGTCGAACTACACGACGTGGCGGCTCGCCAAGATGAACCTGGCGATCCGGGGGATCGACGCGCAGATCGGCCACGGCGACACGTTCCACAACGACCGGCACCCGGACCTCAAGGCCGACTACGTGCTCGCCAATCCGCCGTTCAACGACAGCGATTGGCGCGGCGAGCTGCTCCGCGACGACAAGCGGTGGGCGTACGGCACGCCGCCGGCGGGCAACGCGAACTACGCCTGGGTGCAGCACTTCATCCACCACCTCGCGCCGTCGGGCATGGCGGGCTTCGTGCTCGCGAACGGGTCGATGTCGTCGAACCAGTCGGGCGAGGGCGAAATCCGCAAGGCGATCGTCGAGGCGGACATTGTGGACTGCATGGTCGCGATGCCGGGTCAGCTGTTCTACTCGACGCAGATCCCGGTGTGCCTGTGGTTCATCGCGCGCAACAAGAAGAACGGCCGGTTCCGCGACCGCCGCGGCGAAACCCTGTTCATCGATGCGCGGAAGATGGGCGCGCTGGTCGATCGCACGCACCGCGAGCTGACCGAGGACGACCACGCCAAGATCGCGGGCACCTACCACGCGTGGCGGGGAGATCCCGACGCGGGCACCTACGCCGACATCCCCGGCTTCTGCAAGGCTGCGAGGCTCGACGAGATCCAGAAGCACGGCCACGTGCTCACGCCCGGGCGGTACGTCGGAGCCGAAGCTGCCGAGGACGACGGCGAGCCGTTCGACGAGAAGATGAAGCGCCTCACCGCGACCCTGCGGGAACAGCAAGCCGAGGCTGCGAAGCTGGACGCGGCGATCGCTGAGAATCTGAGAGGGCTGGGGTATGGGGGGTGACTGGGAGACGGTCCCGCTTGAGAGCCTGATTGAAACAGGACGCGGGATTTCCTACGGCATCGTCCAACCGGGCGCGGCAGTGCCTGATGGTGTGCCCATTGTTCGCGTCAGTGACGTGCGAGACGGGCGCATTGCGACAGCCAGCCCGCTGAGAGTTGCGCCAGACATCGAGGCCGCGTACTGCCGCAC
Protein-coding sequences here:
- a CDS encoding SAM-dependent methyltransferase, translating into SGTLVDEAMTAIERDNPQLKGVLPKDFGRTGLDKQRLGQIINLVGDISLGSTADRAKDTLGRVYEYFLARFASAEGKSGGQFYTPSHVVRVLVEMLAPYKGRVYDPCCGSGGMFVQSEKFIEAHSGRVGDIAIYGQESNYTTWRLAKMNLAIRGIDAQIGHGDTFHNDRHPDLKADYVLANPPFNDSDWRGELLRDDKRWAYGTPPAGNANYAWVQHFIHHLAPSGMAGFVLANGSMSSNQSGEGEIRKAIVEADIVDCMVAMPGQLFYSTQIPVCLWFIARNKKNGRFRDRRGETLFIDARKMGALVDRTHRELTEDDHAKIAGTYHAWRGDPDAGTYADIPGFCKAARLDEIQKHGHVLTPGRYVGAEAAEDDGEPFDEKMKRLTATLREQQAEAAKLDAAIAENLRGLGYGG